The genomic region ACCCCGGCGAGGCGATGACCCCCGACGAGGCGCAGGAGTACCACTCGGCACAGATCGCTACGTTCGCCACCACGACAGCCGACCAGGTCACCGCCATCACGATGACCAACGCGGCAGAGGCGATCGGCATCGTGCGTGCCGCCGCGGCGGCGGGTATCCCGTCGGCCATCTCGTTCACGGTCGAGACCGACGGCCGGCTCCCGACCGGTCAGCCACTGCACGAGGCGATCGACGAGGTCGATTCGGAGACGGGCGCGCGCGCGGCGTATTTCATGGTCAACTGCGCACACCCGGCGCACTTCTCGGCCGCACTCGAACGCGATGGAGCGTGGCGGCGACGAGTAGTGGGCCTGCGCGCCAACGCGTCCACCAAGAGCCACGCCGAACTCGACGAGTCGACCGAACTCGACGAAGGGGATCCCGACGATCTCGCCAGGCGCCATGCCGATCTTCGAGCCGTGTTGCCCGCGGTCACCGTGCTCGGCGGGTGTTGCGGCACGGATGCGCGCCACGTGGCCGCGATCTGCTCGGCCTGGCGGGGGGACTAAGCTCCGGCGCGATGAGCGCGCTCGATGTCCTCGATGTCATAGCCGACTGGCCGGTCCCGACCGCCGCCGCTGCGGTGGTCGGGCCGTCCGGCGTGGTGGCCGAACACGGCGACGTCGCCCACCGGTTCCGGTTGGCCTCGGTGACCAAACTGCTGGTGGCCCGTGCCGCGCAGATCGCCGTCGAGGAGGGCGCCGTCGGCCTCGACACCGAGGCCGGCCCGCCGGGAGCCACGGTGCGTCACCTGCTCGCACACGCGGCCGGTTACTCGATGCACTCGTCGGAGACGATGGCCGAGCCGGGCAAGCGGCGGGTGTACTCCAACTACGGCTTCGGAGTGTTCGCCGAAACGCTCGAGAAGGCGTCGGGCATCGAATTCGGCCGGTACCTGTGCGAGGCGGTGTTCGAACCGCTCGGCATGACGGACAGTTCCCTGGACGGCGGCGCCGAGGCGGCCGGGTACGGCGCGACGTCGACGGTCGCCGATCTGGCGCGGTTCGCCGGTGACCTGTTGCGCCCGACGACGGTGTCGCCGCAGATGCACTCCGAGGCGACGCAGGTGCAGTTTCCCGGGCTCGACGGCGTACTCCCCGGCTTCGGTTCGCAGCGGCCCAACGACTGGGGCCTGGGTTTCGAGATTCGTGACGACAAGTCTCCGCACTGGACGGGAGCGGGGAACTCTGCACGGACTTTCGGGCATTTCGGCCAGTCAGGGACATTCTTGTGGGTCGATCCGCAGGCCGATCTGGCCCTGGTTGTGCTGACCGACCGCGATTTCGGGGAGTGGGCGTACAAGTCGTGGCCTGCGCTGTCTGACGAAGTCCTGAGAGAATTCGGCGCAGACTAGCGCAACACGTGCCTCACAGGGCACAATAGACACGCACGACACAGCTGTAATTTCGGCATCTGCCAGGCCGCTTGGGGAAGACGTCCCTCGTGGAGCCGAAGGAGCAGCAGATGCGTGCGTTGAACCAGTTCGCCGAAGCGACGACGGGCGTGGTCTACATCCATGCCTCACCCGCTGCGGTGTGCCCACATGTCGAGTGGGCGTTGTCGTCGACCCTGTCGGCGCGCGCGAACTTGAAGTGGACCCCTCAACCGGCCATGCCCGGGCAGCTGCGCGCCGTCACCAACTGGGTCGGTCCGGTGGGTACCGGCGGCCAGCTGGCCAGCGCGCTGCGGTCCTGGTCGGTGCTGCGCTTCGAGGTCACCGAGGACCCGAGCCCGGGCGTGGACGGCCACCGCTGGTGCCACACCCCGCAGCTCGGTCTGTGGAGCGGCCCGATGAGCGCAAACGGCGACGTGATGGTCGGCGAGATGCGGCTGCGCTCGCTGATGGCCGAGGGCGCCGACATGCTCGCCGCCGAACTCGACACGGTGCTGGGCACCGCATGGGACGAGGCGCTCGAGCCCTACCGTGACGGCGGCGACGCCGCGGAGGTCAGCTGGCTGAGCCGGGGAGTGGGTTAGTCGACTTTCATGCCGGGCGCAGGATCTTCAGTGCGCCGGGGACTGCCGACACCTCGACCGGCAACGGGCACACATACTCCCCGTCGGCGTACGCCGGAATCTCGGGCGAAGCTTGGCACTCGACGGTGATCGTGCGGGCCCGCTCGGTGTGCACCTCGTCGAGGTTCACATGGGTCCCCTTGAACACGGTGGGAAACAACCGGATCAGCTTCGTGCGCGACGCGGACCGCACCATCGTCACGTCCAGCAGGCCGTCGGTGGGGTCGGCGTCGGGACAGATCAGCATGCCGCCGCCGTAGCTGCGGGTATTGCCGATCTCGGCCATGGTCAGCTCGGTCACCAGTTCGCGGCCGTCGAACGTCAGCCGGAACGGCAGCAGCCGCAACTGTGACAACTCGGCGAGCATCGCCATGTTGTAGCGCATCCGGCCGCGCGGCCACGTCATCCTGTTGGTGCGGTCCGTGACGAGCGAGCCGAACCCGCTCGCCATCACGGTGCCGAACCACTTGTCGGTGCCGTCGGCGCCGGTGATGCGACCCAGGTCGACGGACTGCACGGCGCCGTCGACGACGACGTCGGCGGCGGCCACCGGGTCACGGGGCGGAATGCCGAATTCGCGTGCGTGGTCGTTGCCGGTGCCGGCCGGGACGATGCCCAGCGGTATCTCGGTCTGGGCGAGCACCTGCAGCGCGAGCGAGACGATGCCGTCGCCGCCGACGACCACCAGAGCGTCCATGCCCTGTTCGAGGGCTCCTTCGACGAGTCGCCGCGCGTGCGCGGCGTCGGTGCCCGCGATGGCCACGACGTCCACGCCACGCTTCTGCAACCGCGCGACGGCGCGTTCGGCGGCGTGCGGTGCGCTGCCGTGTCCCGACGCCGGGTTGGTCAGGACGGTGACCCGCTCGATTTTCATCGTGCTCCTCGCGTCCGCGCGCGCTTCATGCTCCTCGCGTCCGCGTCACGGAATCAGTTTGCCCGGGTTGAGGATTCCCGCCGGATCGAGGGCGGCCTTCACCGCACGCAGCATCGCGACGCCGACGTCGCCGACCTCGTCGCGCATCCACGGCCGGTGGTCGGCGCCGACGGCATGGTGATGGGTGATGGTGCCGCCGGCGCTCATCATCGCCTCCGACGCCGCGGATTTCGCCTTCTGCCACTGTTCGATCGGATTGCCGCGCTGCGCGGCGACGACGGT from Mycobacterium sp. IDR2000157661 harbors:
- a CDS encoding homocysteine S-methyltransferase family protein, producing MTGLDTAEAGRGARLPQLTGDGLFVTDGGLETELVFHDGVDLPCFAAFPLLDDPEGRVRLREYYEPYLDIARRLSAGFVVETPTWRANPDWAAQLGYSATRLDMLNREAVALAEDVRSAATADGITTVVSGCVGPRGDGYDPGEAMTPDEAQEYHSAQIATFATTTADQVTAITMTNAAEAIGIVRAAAAAGIPSAISFTVETDGRLPTGQPLHEAIDEVDSETGARAAYFMVNCAHPAHFSAALERDGAWRRRVVGLRANASTKSHAELDESTELDEGDPDDLARRHADLRAVLPAVTVLGGCCGTDARHVAAICSAWRGD
- a CDS encoding serine hydrolase domain-containing protein, with amino-acid sequence MSALDVLDVIADWPVPTAAAAVVGPSGVVAEHGDVAHRFRLASVTKLLVARAAQIAVEEGAVGLDTEAGPPGATVRHLLAHAAGYSMHSSETMAEPGKRRVYSNYGFGVFAETLEKASGIEFGRYLCEAVFEPLGMTDSSLDGGAEAAGYGATSTVADLARFAGDLLRPTTVSPQMHSEATQVQFPGLDGVLPGFGSQRPNDWGLGFEIRDDKSPHWTGAGNSARTFGHFGQSGTFLWVDPQADLALVVLTDRDFGEWAYKSWPALSDEVLREFGAD
- a CDS encoding DUF3145 domain-containing protein, coding for MRALNQFAEATTGVVYIHASPAAVCPHVEWALSSTLSARANLKWTPQPAMPGQLRAVTNWVGPVGTGGQLASALRSWSVLRFEVTEDPSPGVDGHRWCHTPQLGLWSGPMSANGDVMVGEMRLRSLMAEGADMLAAELDTVLGTAWDEALEPYRDGGDAAEVSWLSRGVG
- a CDS encoding diacylglycerol kinase, which codes for MKIERVTVLTNPASGHGSAPHAAERAVARLQKRGVDVVAIAGTDAAHARRLVEGALEQGMDALVVVGGDGIVSLALQVLAQTEIPLGIVPAGTGNDHAREFGIPPRDPVAAADVVVDGAVQSVDLGRITGADGTDKWFGTVMASGFGSLVTDRTNRMTWPRGRMRYNMAMLAELSQLRLLPFRLTFDGRELVTELTMAEIGNTRSYGGGMLICPDADPTDGLLDVTMVRSASRTKLIRLFPTVFKGTHVNLDEVHTERARTITVECQASPEIPAYADGEYVCPLPVEVSAVPGALKILRPA